In Candidatus Eremiobacteraceae bacterium, the genomic stretch CTCGCGGCGAAGTGCGGACGTACGCATGGCTGGCGACCGAGGTGAAGCGGCCGCGATCGGCGCTCGCGGTGCGCACGACGCTCGCGAACAATCCGGTGCCCCTGCTCGTGCCGTGCCATCGCGTCGTCGCCGGCGACGACGCGATCGGTGAATACGTCTTCGGCCTATCGGTCAAGAAAAAACTGCTGGCCCTCGAAGGCATCAAGATCGACTAATCGCTCGACGGAGGATTGGGAGCGGTCGAGTGGGATCTGAGTGGAGCGGTCGACCTTTAAGGTCGACCGCCGACGACCTTGCATTGGAACGGCCGCGACGGTCGAGCTAAAGCTCGACCGCTACAGGATCATGAGGCGATTGCCTCCAGCTCCAGCCGATTCGTCCGGGGTCCGAACGCCGACACGATCAGTGCGACGACGACCATCGCGGCGGCGATCATGACGAACACTCCTTGCGTGCCAAATCCTCGCGTGACCGCCGCGACCGCATAACCGACGCCGATCGCGCTCAACCTGCCAAAACTATAGACGAAGCCGACACCTTGAGAGCGGATCCGAGTCGGATAGAGCTCCGCCTGGTACGCATGGAAGGCGCTTGAGAACCAGTTGATCGATAGCGCGATAGCGATGCCCCACAAGATGATGGCGACGGGCGAACGCGCCGCGCCAAACGCAAGCCCCGCGATCGCGATGACGACGGCCAGCGCCGCTATTTGCCACTTGCGCTCCATCCGATCGGCGAAGAACATCGCGACGATCGGTCCGAAAGGATTCGCGAGCGCAATGATCGCCGTGTATTCGAGCGAGTGGACGAATTCGATGTGCTCTTGATAGAGCAGCGTCGTCACCCACGACGTGAAGCCGTAGTAGCCGAACGTCTGAAGGACGTTGAACACGACGAGCATGATGGTTCGAGCACGGAGTGCGGGAGCGAATATGTCGGCGAGCGTCGAGGTCGAGCGGGATGAAGCGGACGTTCGAGATTCGATCCATCTAGAC encodes the following:
- a CDS encoding MFS transporter; the encoded protein is MQSRAVRLVARISTGGWFEAYDLFMTSYIALGLYREKLFTPLGQGPAGFATFVGAGFAGMFAGTMLFGWVSDRFGRRATFAWSLIFYSLTTLFMSLAGSALAIDIWRLLAGVGIGVQIITIDAYVSEIAPAADRGRLIALSQAVTFTAVPVVAFLAAWLVPLDLRLGAALVPGWRIVAAIGAAGALIAWQLRRGLPESSRWIESRTSASSRSTSTLADIFAPALRARTIMLVVFNVLQTFGYYGFTSWVTTLLYQEHIEFVHSLEYTAIIALANPFGPIVAMFFADRMERKWQIAALAVVIAIAGLAFGAARSPVAIILWGIAIALSINWFSSAFHAYQAELYPTRIRSQGVGFVYSFGRLSAIGVGYAVAAVTRGFGTQGVFVMIAAAMVVVALIVSAFGPRTNRLELEAIAS